One Alnus glutinosa chromosome 3, dhAlnGlut1.1, whole genome shotgun sequence genomic region harbors:
- the LOC133862834 gene encoding sorting nexin 2B-like: MMGHEEADVHESREEMESLVLDEPSNGRSSSDDPLLSSASSSFVDRQSPNSSFNAFLDPPSYAEAIFTSFDSSSNGHDESPRLSSNSNPRSSDYLHISVSDPQKEQELSNSLVPGGTTYYTYLITTRTNLPEFGGPGSEFTLRRRFRDVVTLSDRLSESYRGYFIPIRPDKSVVESQVMSKQEFVEQRRVLLEKYLRRLAAHPAIRRSEEFRVFLEVKGKLPLARSIDVASRVIDGAARLPRQLLGDEAMDASAKGGRDLLRMFKELKQAMTNDWGGTKPLVVEEDKEFLERKERLVEFENQLSNVSLQAESLVKAQQDIGETMGELGLAFVKLTKFETEEALFESQRVRATDMKNVATAAVKASRLYRELNSQTVKHLDKLHDYLGIMLAVNNAFSDRTSALLTVQTLSSELASLHSRIEKLEAASLKIFGGDRSRIRKIEELKETIRVTEDAKTCAEREYEQIKENNRSELERLDKERHDDFMSMLRGFVVNQAGYAENMANVWEKLAEETDRL; encoded by the exons ATGATGGGCCATGAAGAAGCTGACGTGCACGAATCCCGAGAAGAAATGGAATCTTTGGTCCTCGACGAGCCATCCAACGGCCGATCTTCCTCCGATGATCCGCTGCTATCGTCTGCATCGTCTTCCTTCGTAGACCGTCAGAGCCCTAACTCTTCCTTCAACGCCTTCCTGGACCCACCGTCCTACGCCGAAGCGATCTTCACCTCCTTCGATTCCTCATCCAACGGCCACGATGAAAGCCCCCGACTTTCCTCCAACTCCAACCCTCGGAGCTCCGATTATCTCCACATCTCGGTCTCGGACCCGCAAAAGGAGCAGGAGCTATCCAATTCGCTGGTCCCGGGTGGAACCACGTATTACACGTACTTAATCACGACGAGGACGAACCTACCCGAATTCGGCGGACCCGGGTCCGAATTCACCCTCCGGAGGCGGTTCCGGGACGTGGTGACGCTATCGGACCGGTTATCGGAGTCGTACCGGGGGTACTTCATACCGATCCGACCCGACAAGAGTGTGGTGGAGAGCCAGGTGATGTCAAAGCAGGAATTCGTGGAGCAGAGGAGGGTATTACTGGAAAAGTACCTCCGGAGATTGGCGGCGCACCCGGCGATCCGGCGGAGCGAGGAATTTAGGGTGTTTTTGGAGGTGAAAGGGAAGTTGCCACTGGCGAGGAGCATCGACGTGGCTTCGAGGGTGATCGACGGGGCGGCGAGGCTGCCGAGGCAGTTATTGGGCGACGAGGCGATGGATGCTAGTGCCAAGGGCGGTAGGGACTTGCTGAGGATGTTTAAGGAGTTGAAGCAGGCGATGACGAACGATTGGGGCGGCACGAAGCCGCTGGTGGTGGAGGAGGATAAGGAGTTCTTGGAGAGGAAGGAGAGGTTGGTGGAGTTTGAGAACCAACTTAGCAATGTCTCGCTACAG GCTGAATCGCTTGTTAAAGCCCAGCAAGACATTGGAGAGACAATGGGGGAGTTAGGATTGGCGTTTGTTAAGCTGACCAAGTTTGAGACGGAGGAAGCATTGTTTGAGTCTCAAAGAGTACGAGCCACTGATATGAAAAATGTGGCGACTGCTGCTGTTAAAGCTAGTAGATTGTACCGGGAGTTAAATTCGCAGACGGTCAAACATTTG GATAAACTCCATGATTATCTTGGAATAATGTTAGCTGTCAACAATGCATTTTCTGACCGAACAAGTGCTTTACTAACAGTTCAGACTCTTTCATCGGAATTAGCTTCCTTGCATTCAAGGATTGAGAAGCTTGAAGCTGcttcattgaaaatatttggtGGTGACAGGTCCAGAATACGCAAAATAGAAGAGTTGAAAGAAACCATTAGAGTTACCGAAGATGCTAAAACTTGTGCAGAGAGAGAATATGAACAAATCAAG GAAAATAACAGGAGTGAGCTTGAAAGACTTGACAAAGAGAGGCATGATGACTTCATGAGCATGTTGAGAGGGTTTGTTGTGAATCAG GCAGGTTATGCAGAGAATATGGCAAATGTGTGGGAGAAGCTTGCAGAAGAAACTGATCGTTTGTGA
- the LOC133862833 gene encoding probable leucine-rich repeat receptor-like protein kinase IMK3, with translation MPNQTLVPLNNFYEYPFQILESMMERGACISDKKKEKWKLQEGVPSLHFLAFLKEFLLCTAQFLLLLLLLICVTNPVSGEDWDGVVVTAADYQALQAFKHELDDPRGFLRSWNDSGFGACSGGWAGIKCAQGQVIVIQLPWRGLGGRITEKIGQLQALRKLSLHDNVIGGSIPSALGFLPNLRGVQLFNNRLSGSIPPSLGSCPLLQTLDLSNNLLTGIIPASLANSTKLYRLNLSFNSFSGSIPVSLTHSLSLIFLHLQHNNLSGFIPNSWGALSELQEILLSNNQIRGAIPVEVGRLARLRTLDLSHNAITGSLPSSVANLSSLVVLNLASNNIDNQIPEALDRLHNLSVLNLKRNQFSGNIPSTIGHISTLTQLDLSENNLTGEIPASLADLQNLNSFNVSYNNLSGSVPTRLSQKFNASSFVGNIQLCGFSGSIPCPSQAPSQGGPAPSQEISKPHHRKLSTKDIILIAAGALLVVLLILCCILICCLIRRRTASKAKNGETTGRAGAARAEKGVPAAGVEVEAGGEAGGKLVHFDGPMVFTADDLLCATAEIMGKSTYGTVYKATLEDGNQVAVKRLREKITKSQREFEAEVSVLGKIRHPNLLALRGFYLGPKGEKLLVFDYMPKGSLAAFLHARGPDTPIDWPTRMKIAQGMTRGMFHLHSLENIIHGNLTSSNVLLDEHTNAKIADFGLSRLMTAAANSNVIATAGALGYRAPELSKLKKANTKTDVYSLGVIILELLTGKSPGEAMNGHDLPQWVASIVKEEWTNEVFDLELMRDASTIGDELLNTLKLALHCVDPSPLARPEVQQVLQQLEEIRPETAASSSDDGIGIPSTSDI, from the exons ATGCCGAACCAAACTTTAGTACCTTTGAACAATTTTTACGAATACCCTTTTCAGATTCTTGAGTCTATGATGGAAAGGGGGGCTTGCATTTCAgataagaagaaagagaagTGGAAGCTTCAAGAGGGAGTTCCTTCACTTCATTTTTTGGCGTTTTTGAAAGAGTTCCTCCTCTGTACGGCCCAGTTTCTCTTGCTTCTTCTGCTTCTGATTTGTGTCACTAACCCCGTCTCGGGCGAGGATTGGGATGGTGTAGTTGTGACAGCAGCTGACTATCAAGCACTTCAAGCATTCAAGCATGAATTGGATGACCCGAGAGGGTTCTTGAGGAGCTGGAACGATAGTGGATTTGGAGCTTGTTCGGGAGGTTGGGCTGGAATTAAGTGTGCTCAAGGACAGGTAATTGTAATCCAGCTTCCATGGAGAGGATTGGGCGGCCGAATCACCGAAAAGATTGGCCAACTTCAAGCACTTCGAAAGCTTAGCCTCCATGACAATGTGATTGGAGGTTCAATCCCTTCGGCACTGGGGTTCCTTCCAAATCTCAGAGGGGTGCAGCTATTCAACAATCGGCTTTCAGGTTCAATCCCTCCTTCATTAGGTTCATGCCCTCTGCTTCAGACCCTTGATCTTAGTAACAATTTGCTCACTGGGATAATCCCAGCTAGTCTTGCAAACTCGACCAAGCTTTATAGGCTCAATCTAAGCTTCAATTCATTTTCAGGTTCAATCCCAGTTAGTCTCACTCACTCGCTTTCCCTTATCTTCCTTCATCTCCAACACAATAACCTCTCTGGCTTTATCCCAAACTCCTGGGGCGCATTAAGCGAGCTCCAAGAGATTTTGCTTAGTAATAACCAGATCAGGGGAGCAATCCCCGTTGAAGTGGGGAGGCTCGCTAGGCTAAGAACACTGGAtttatctcataatgccataaCTGGAAGCTTACCTTCTAGTGTAGCCAATCTATCCTCACTTGTTGTTTTGAATCTGGCGAGCAACAACATTGATAACCAAATCCCAGAAGCTCTTGACAGATTACATAACCTTTCTgttctaaatttgaagagaaaCCAATTTAGTGGTAACATTCCCTCAACTATAGGCCACATTTCTACGCTTACACAGCTTGATTTATCAGAGAATAATCTTACCGGAGAAATCCCGGCTTCCCTTGCTGATCTACAGAATCTTAATTCTTTCAACGTTTCTTACAATAACCTTTCTGGTTCTGTTCCCACTCGTCTCTCCCAGAAATTCAATGCAAGCTCTTTTGTGGGGAACATTCAACTATGTGGGTTTAGTGGTTCAATTCCATGTCCTTCTCAAGCACCCTCGCAAGGTGGGCCGGCTCCATCTCAAGAGATATCAAAGCCCCATCACCGCAAACTGAGTACTAAAGACATAATTCTCATAGCAGCAGGAGCCCTTCTCGTTGTTCTGCTCATTCTGTGTTGCATATTGATCTGCTGCTTGATAAGGAGGAGGACTGCATCAAAAGCAAAGAATGGTGAGACCACAGGAAGGGCCGGTGCTGCAAGGGCTGAAAAGGGGGTCCCGGCGGCCGGGGTTGAAGTCGAAGCGGGCGGAGAAGCTGGAGGGAAACTAGTCCATTTTGATGGGCCAATGGTTTTTACAGCCGATGATCTTTTATGTGCAACTGCAGAGATAATGGGGAAGAGTACTTATGGAACTGTCTATAAGGCCACATTGGAGGATGGGAATCAAGTTGCTGtgaagagattgagagagaagaTAACTAAAAGTCAGAGGGAATTCGAAGCCGAGGTTAGTGTGCTTGGGAAAATCCGGCACCCAAATCTTTTGGCTCTCAGGGGTTTTTACTTGGGACCCAAAGGAGAGAAGCTTCTAGTTTTTGATTACATGCCTAAAGGAAGCCTTGCAGCATTTCTCCATG CTCGCGGGCCTGACACACCCATTGATTGGCCAACAAGGATGAAGATAGCGCAGGGCATGACACGTGGCATGTTCCACCTTCACAGCCTTGAGAACATCATACATGGGAACCTCACATCCAGCAATGTCCTGCTTGATGAGCACACGAATGCCAAAATTGCAGACTTTGGCCTCTCTCGGCTAATGACAGCTGCTGCCAATTCTAATGTGATTGCTACTGCTGGAGCATTAGGCTATCGAGCACCTGAGCTTTCCAAGCTCAAGAAAGCCAACACTAAAACCGACGTATACAGTCTAGGCGTCATCATTTTGGAGCTCCTAACAGGGAAGTCTCCAGGTGAGGCGATGAATGGTCACGATTTGCCTCAGTGGGTTGCCTCTATCGTGAAGGAGGAGTGGACAAATGAAGTATTTGATTTAGAGTTGATGAGGGATGCATCTACAATCGGTGATGAGTTGCTGAACACGTTAAAACTGGCTTTGCATTGTGTTGATCCGTCACCGTTGGCTCGGCCAGAAGTTCAGCAGGTTCTCCAGCAACTGGAAGAGATTAGACCAGAGACCGCCGCCAGTTCTAGTGATGATGGGATTGGAATCCCTTCAACGAGTGATATTTAG
- the LOC133862835 gene encoding PRA1 family protein B3-like, giving the protein MASAPTIPISNPSQSSQAPIATPAFRLFISRISSSIRQGFSQRRPWYELVDRSAMTRPESLTEAYSRIRKNLGYFRVNYLTFLALVLAFSLLSHPISLIVLLSLLAAWTFLYLFRSSDQPLVILGRTFSDRETLLGLSLLTVIVVFLTTVGSLLISALMIGFAIVCAHGAFRVPEDLFLDDQEPANAGFLSFLGGAASSAAAAAAPAVAARV; this is encoded by the coding sequence ATGGCCTCCGCACCGACAATCCCAATCTCGAACCCGTCTCAATCCTCCCAGGCCCCGATCGCCACGCCCGCCTTTCGCTTGTTCATCTCACGGATCTCGTCCTCGATCCGCCAGGGGTTCTCGCAGCGTCGCCCGTGGTACGAACTCGTGGACCGGAGCGCCATGACCCGACCCGAGTCATTAACGGAGGCATACTCTCGGATCCGCAAGAACCTCGGCTACTTCCGCGTGAACTACCTCACGTTCCTCGCCCTCGTGCTCGCATTCTCGCTCCTTTCGCACCCTATCTCCCTCATCGTCCTCCTCTCCCTCCTCGCCGCGTGGACCTTCCTCTACCTCTTCCGGTCGTCCGATCAGCCTCTGGTCATCCTCGGCCGCACGTTCTCCGACCGCGAAACCCTACTCGGCCTGTCCCTCTTGACTGTCATCGTGGTCTTCCTCACCACCGTCGGATCGCTCCTGATCTCGGCGCTAATGATCGGCTTCGCCATCGTCTGCGCGCACGGCGCGTTTAGGGTTCCAGAGGATCTCTTCCTGGACGACCAGGAGCCCGCGAATGCAGGGTTTCTCTCCTTCCTCGGCGGCGCCGCCTCCTCCGCTGCTGCTGCCGCCGCCCCCGCAGTTGCCGCGCGCGTTTGA
- the LOC133863891 gene encoding uncharacterized protein LOC133863891: MAASCAFPDIFCWVQNLPPITEWRKNSTSLCIYFSSSSQPSLNLSIAKNNQDSTLCFSIIADFNLPVALWTSKPFKLGSKSIKLIDEETMSNILVNFIEDVLLYGSNKNNSFLKLPRLDSMSNFKDMFNFAFLTLAFLICIYEAPADLRSGCLNALKTHLANCQSRQATKLLMKLLGSNLEEQWMRSLNLAITNWTKELQATHRSLKTPSPLFSYAISTLGLWKVHLYCPVIAMDIENSSNPSADERIQFSLTYHQLEGVVQFNYKVQVQQSWVDVIVNTDNIRCDVMRLVNETLLKEQGVGAAEKHFPSRISLQLTPSFQTDILSLSVSKSSENPAREIGSEKSIEAGFDAPNSYLGLKVSAGETMTMSLKPWKFEESVDGYSANFNWFLHDSMDGREVFSSKPSKLSLLNPKAWFRDRYSSAYRPFTRQGGVIFAGDEYGERVCWKVDKSALGRTMEWEIRGWIWLTYLPNKYKTFYTETRRLEFREIVYLTIG; this comes from the exons ATGGCTGCTTCTTGTGCCTTTCCTGATATATTTTGCTGGGTTCAGAACCTTCCACCAATCACTGAATGGAGAAAAAACTCCACGTCTCTGTGCATATATTTTTCAAGTTCATCCCAACCATCCCTCAATCTCTCCATAGCCAAAAATAACCAAGACTCAACACTCTGTTTTTCTATCATTGCAGATTTCAATCTCCCTGTCGCTCTTTGGACCTCAAAACCATTCAAGCTCGGTTCCAAATCCATAAAGCTGATAGATGAGGAAACCATGTCCAATATCTTGGTTAATTTCATTGAAGATGTCCTTCTTTATGGCTCAAACAAGAACAACTCCTTCCTCAAGCTCCCTCGACTAGATTCCATGTCCAACTTCAAAGACATGTTCAATTTCGCGTTTCTcactctagcattcctcatcTGCATCTATGAAGCTCCGGCAGATCTTCGTTCAGGATGTCTTAATGCTCTTAAGACTCACCTGGCAAATTGTCAGTCAAGACAAGCAACAAAGCTGCTCATGAAACTCTTAGGATCTAATTTAGAAGAGCAATGGATGCGGTCCCTGAACCTTGCCATTACTAATTGGACTAAAGAGCTCCAAGCCACCCACCGCTCCCTCAAAACACCATCTCCCCTGTTCTCTTATGCAATTTCAACACTTGGGTTGTGGAAGGTTCATCTATATTGTCCTGTCATAGCCATGGATATCGAAAATTCGAGCAATCCTTCCGCTGATGAGCGAATACAATTTTCTCTAACTTACCACCAACTTGAAGGCGTTGTCCAATTCAATTACAAAGTACAAGTTCAACAGAGTTGGGTTGACGTGATTGTGAACACTGATAACATAAG GTGTGACGTTATGAGACTTGTGAATGAGACCCTTCTGAAGGAACAAGGAGTTGGGGCAGCGGAAAAGCACTTCCCTTCACGAATTTCCCTGCAACTTACTCCATCTTTTCAGACAGACATACTGAGCCTTTCAGTGAGCAAGTCATCTGAGAACCCAGCAAGAGAGATTGGCTCTGAAAAAAGTATAGAAGCAGGATTCGACGCGCCAAACTCCTACTTGGGGCTCAAGGTATCAGCCGGAGAGACCATGACTATGAGCTTGAAGCCTTGGAAGTTTGAGGAATCCGTCGATGGTTATAGTGCAAACTTTAATTGGTTTCTTCACGATAGCATGGATGGAAGAGAAGTGTTCTCTTCCAAGCCTTCCAAGCTTTCATTGCTTAACCCCAAGGCTTGGTTTAGAGACCGATACTCAAGCGCATACCGGCCGTTCACAAGGCAAGGAGGAGTGATATTTGCCGGCGACGAGTATGGCGAGAGAGTGTGCTGGAAGGTGGACAAAAGTGCCTTAGGAAGGACCATGGAGTGGGAGATTCGAGGGTGGATTTGGTTAACATATTTGCCTAacaaatataaaacattttataCTGAGACTAGGAGACTGGAATTCAGAGAAATCGTTTATCTTACCATTGGTTAG